In one Candidatus Polarisedimenticolaceae bacterium genomic region, the following are encoded:
- a CDS encoding TCR/Tet family MFS transporter → MGATAFIFVTVVLDVLAMGVVIPVLPRLVEGFLGGDTASAAEMYGVFGTAWAAMQFVFSPVMGVLSDRFGRRPVILASNFGLGFDYVLMALAPNLGWLFAGRVISGITGASFSAASAYIADVTPPERRAAGFGMIGAAFGLGFVLGPALGGILGSAHPRLPFWVAAGLTLANASWGLFVLPESLPADRRRPFDWSRANPIGTLRLLGSHRELLGLASVNFLYQLAHQVLPSVFVLYAGYRYAWNERTVGLTLALVGVGSMVVQGALVRPIVAWLGERRTLMCGLAAGAAGMAAFGLAPTGGWFWASLPVFAFMGLYGPAAQGIMTRRVDPSQQGHLQGANTSILGITGLIGPGMFTLTFAAFIGARADLHLPGAAFLLAAFLLLGAIPLAVAVTRGEVPR, encoded by the coding sequence ATGGGCGCGACCGCCTTCATCTTCGTCACCGTGGTCCTCGACGTGCTCGCGATGGGCGTCGTGATCCCCGTCCTGCCGCGGCTGGTCGAGGGGTTCCTCGGCGGCGACACCGCGAGCGCGGCGGAGATGTACGGGGTCTTCGGGACCGCCTGGGCGGCGATGCAGTTCGTCTTCTCGCCCGTGATGGGCGTCCTCTCCGACCGCTTCGGGCGCCGCCCCGTGATCCTGGCCTCGAACTTCGGGCTCGGGTTCGACTACGTGCTGATGGCGCTCGCCCCGAACCTCGGGTGGTTGTTCGCGGGGCGGGTGATCTCGGGGATCACCGGGGCGAGCTTTTCGGCGGCGTCGGCGTACATCGCCGACGTGACGCCCCCCGAGCGGCGCGCCGCCGGGTTCGGGATGATCGGCGCCGCCTTCGGGCTCGGCTTCGTCCTCGGGCCGGCGCTCGGCGGCATCCTCGGCTCCGCGCACCCCCGGCTTCCGTTCTGGGTCGCGGCGGGGCTGACCCTGGCCAATGCGAGCTGGGGGCTGTTCGTGCTCCCCGAGTCGCTCCCCGCCGACCGCCGCCGCCCGTTCGACTGGTCCCGCGCGAACCCGATCGGAACCCTGCGCCTGCTCGGCTCGCACCGGGAGCTGCTCGGCCTCGCTTCGGTGAACTTCCTGTACCAGCTCGCGCACCAGGTGCTGCCGAGCGTCTTCGTCCTCTACGCGGGGTACCGGTACGCATGGAACGAGAGGACGGTGGGGCTGACGCTCGCCCTCGTGGGAGTGGGGAGCATGGTGGTGCAGGGAGCGCTCGTTCGTCCGATCGTGGCGTGGCTGGGCGAGCGCCGCACCCTGATGTGCGGCCTCGCGGCGGGGGCCGCCGGGATGGCCGCGTTCGGCCTCGCCCCGACCGGAGGGTGGTTCTGGGCGTCGCTCCCCGTCTTCGCGTTCATGGGCTTGTACGGCCCCGCGGCACAGGGGATCATGACGAGGCGGGTCGACCCGTCGCAGCAGGGTCACCTCCAGGGGGCGAACACGAGCATCCTCGGCATCACGGGTCTCATCGGGCCCGGCATGTTCACGCTCACCTTCGCGGCCTTCATCGGAGCCCGCGCGGATCTCCACCTCCCGGGGGCGGCGTTCCTGCTCGCGGCGT
- a CDS encoding sulfurtransferase TusA family protein, which translates to MSVEILDTRGLRCPVPANRTRDRLKALAPGTELTVLGDDPLFVLDVRALLDREGHVYLGHRDADGGGIALTLRKSG; encoded by the coding sequence ATGTCCGTCGAGATCCTCGACACGCGGGGGCTCCGGTGCCCCGTGCCCGCGAACCGGACCCGCGATCGCCTGAAGGCGCTGGCGCCGGGGACGGAGCTCACGGTCCTCGGGGACGACCCGCTCTTCGTGCTCGACGTGAGGGCGCTGCTCGACAGGGAAGGGCACGTCTACCTAGGGCACCGGGACGCCGACGGGGGCGGCATCGCGCTCACCCTGCGGAAGTCCGGCTGA
- a CDS encoding M28 family peptidase: MRRSLAAAAVVLLAVPAIASDLLIRLERRAGDDLARLRAAGLPVVHETLGALFLEGDEATLGAARAAGFQARVLDDRAGASDYLQVGIRPDSDLESLRRFGAEIWAEENWRLLRVPRGAPLERLPEARVFVGRLPHRPFELPANAPVRSRAGNDAPNPLIQKMVAAVASADVDAYWTDLVTNPPTNSRYSSSAGATNAANYVASKFAAMGMPSQFQTYSASNAPNVVGTHGGGVTPGRVYLVIGHLDDLPYWGVAPGADDNASGSVTVIESAKVMSCWGFKSTVKFVTVTGEELGLLGSEAYAADAAARGEDIRGVLNFDMNGWAGDGVPAGENLDVNYNATSQWLGELFAQCAQEYATGVVVDAFSCPSLNASDHYPFWQRGWPAICGITDNEGYCGHTGYYPYYHTRSDTIPNCGNRSFFYGTIRATVATAATLAEPFKVTFRDTSVDVGAPAWLVVADRGPNTNPGSAQTLTVEVWSAAEPGPETVTLTEDGVNSMFFRGSIATTAEPAVHGDGKVSLREGDVLQARYIDASDCDGASNVAYTVSSSVVWGAKPAEVAPVALLAGPPTRLTWPPVPGAVRYDVASGALPTTGLHDASCGANDLLAEAWDDARPDPGAGAGYWYLVRGENAFGSGTWGSGSDAAPRTIAACP, translated from the coding sequence ATGCGTCGATCCCTGGCCGCCGCGGCGGTGGTCCTGCTCGCGGTTCCCGCGATCGCGTCCGACCTGCTGATCCGGCTCGAGCGCCGGGCCGGCGACGACCTCGCACGGCTGCGCGCCGCGGGGTTGCCGGTGGTGCACGAGACCCTCGGGGCGCTGTTCCTCGAAGGGGACGAGGCCACGCTTGGGGCCGCCCGCGCGGCGGGGTTCCAGGCGCGGGTCCTCGACGATCGCGCGGGGGCCTCGGACTACCTCCAGGTGGGGATCCGTCCCGATTCCGACCTCGAGTCGCTCAGGCGCTTCGGCGCGGAGATCTGGGCGGAGGAGAACTGGCGCCTGCTCCGCGTGCCGCGCGGCGCGCCCCTCGAGCGCCTCCCCGAGGCGCGCGTGTTCGTCGGGCGCCTTCCGCACCGGCCGTTCGAACTTCCGGCGAACGCCCCCGTCCGGTCCCGAGCCGGCAACGACGCTCCGAACCCGCTCATCCAGAAGATGGTGGCCGCCGTCGCATCCGCCGACGTCGACGCGTACTGGACCGACCTCGTCACCAATCCGCCGACGAACTCGCGGTACTCGAGCTCGGCCGGGGCGACCAACGCGGCGAACTACGTCGCCTCGAAGTTCGCGGCGATGGGAATGCCGTCGCAGTTCCAGACGTACAGCGCCTCCAACGCCCCGAACGTCGTCGGCACGCACGGCGGCGGCGTCACCCCCGGTCGCGTCTACCTCGTGATCGGCCACCTGGACGACCTTCCGTATTGGGGGGTCGCGCCGGGGGCCGACGACAACGCGTCGGGTTCGGTCACGGTGATCGAGTCGGCAAAGGTGATGAGCTGCTGGGGGTTCAAGAGCACGGTGAAGTTCGTCACCGTGACCGGCGAGGAGCTGGGATTGCTCGGGAGCGAGGCCTACGCCGCCGACGCGGCGGCGCGGGGCGAGGACATCCGCGGCGTCCTCAACTTCGACATGAACGGCTGGGCGGGGGACGGCGTCCCCGCCGGCGAGAACCTCGACGTCAACTACAACGCGACGTCGCAGTGGCTCGGCGAGCTCTTCGCGCAATGCGCGCAGGAGTACGCCACGGGGGTCGTGGTGGACGCCTTCTCCTGCCCGAGTCTCAACGCGTCGGACCACTACCCGTTCTGGCAGCGCGGGTGGCCGGCGATCTGCGGGATCACCGACAACGAGGGGTACTGCGGTCACACCGGGTACTACCCCTACTACCACACGCGCAGCGACACGATCCCGAACTGCGGGAACCGCAGCTTCTTCTACGGGACGATCCGGGCGACGGTCGCGACCGCCGCGACGCTCGCGGAGCCGTTCAAGGTGACCTTCCGGGACACCTCCGTCGACGTGGGCGCTCCGGCATGGCTCGTCGTCGCCGACCGCGGGCCGAACACGAACCCGGGCTCCGCACAGACATTGACCGTCGAGGTGTGGAGCGCGGCGGAGCCGGGCCCGGAGACCGTGACGCTCACCGAGGACGGCGTCAACTCGATGTTCTTCAGGGGCTCGATCGCCACCACCGCCGAGCCCGCCGTCCACGGCGACGGGAAGGTGAGCCTGCGCGAAGGGGACGTGCTGCAGGCCCGCTACATCGACGCGTCCGACTGCGACGGCGCCTCGAACGTGGCCTACACCGTCTCGTCGTCGGTCGTCTGGGGGGCGAAACCCGCGGAGGTCGCGCCGGTCGCGCTCCTCGCCGGCCCGCCGACGCGCCTCACCTGGCCGCCGGTCCCGGGGGCCGTCCGGTACGACGTGGCGAGCGGCGCGTTGCCGACGACCGGCCTTCACGACGCCTCGTGCGGCGCGAACGATCTCCTCGCCGAGGCCTGGGACGACGCGCGTCCCGATCCCGGCGCGGGCGCCGGGTACTGGTACCTCGTGCGGGGGGAGAACGCGTTCGGGTCGGGAACGTGGGGGAGCGGGAGCGACGCGGCGCCGAGGACGATCGCGGCGTGCCCGTGA
- a CDS encoding DUF748 domain-containing protein — translation MTRRAKGVVAGVAAVGLYAAFGFLILPGIVRSVAVDRLGKLTGRSVSIAKVRTNPFAVSVTVRDLKVVEPGGEILLGFDRLYANADILHRLTGWWAFDAIEVDGARGLLVQRPDGSFNVTDIAKRWQETPRDPGPTSPPAPLRIDRVRVAGATLAFRDETRAPAFGKVLGPYSFSVDAFRSEGREGGRHAFQAKTESGETLAWDGTLAMAPLRSEGDLKVEGVDVARYAPYFADAVGFDLKRARFDLKTGYRVSLDPASRAFVLEGLETTLREIRLTERGSDESVFESPEIKVAGASVDLFGRRAEIPAVESSAGRLLIRIGADGTTNLERLAPRAEAKPAPEARPFSVHVGRVAFTGYAARFEDLQTPRPIGVDLKDVSVEAKDASTDATSRPDLTVRLGFDNGGTVEATGQIALRALAGSARATLVEVPLAPFDAYLEDTYALRIVDGTASGAGEVTFDFGKPEQAVFEYRGDLALDGLRALDAATTEEFLRWKGVALAGVAFTADPPSLALKSITIAGPGLRVVVREDGRTNLADVLRVPVAPPEGRVDEEADAPEPETPVVEPTVDAPALERPVTIGRVTIRDAAVALVDRRTEPDATFRLDSLAGTLDRISTDDLSRGDASFTGKFDGVAPFRIEGRINPLIAGENSDFTVTARGIEMTRFGPYAEKWLGWTIARGKLDLDLRYAIASRKLTATNVATFLPLELGEKTASPDATKLPVKLGLALLRDGDGKIVVDLPIEGSLDDPKFRVRRVVLRALVTVFKKAATSPFKLLAGLGGGDDAGSLDRVAFAPGVAAIDPAEQGKLASLAGALAARPGLSLEISGGAGGEADLAALRRAALPPEPAPTADALAAVAIAEGTLRSLADARATAVRDWLVGAGGLDPSRVRLAGAAEAEPGVRFSLSD, via the coding sequence ATGACGCGACGCGCGAAGGGGGTCGTGGCGGGGGTTGCGGCCGTCGGCTTGTACGCCGCCTTCGGCTTTCTCATCCTCCCCGGCATCGTCCGATCGGTGGCGGTCGACCGCCTCGGGAAGCTCACGGGACGGAGCGTCTCGATCGCGAAGGTGCGGACCAACCCCTTCGCCGTCTCGGTCACCGTGCGCGACCTGAAGGTCGTCGAGCCGGGCGGCGAGATCCTCCTAGGATTCGACCGGCTCTACGCGAACGCCGACATCCTCCACCGGCTGACGGGGTGGTGGGCGTTCGACGCGATCGAGGTCGACGGCGCGCGGGGCCTGCTCGTCCAGCGCCCCGACGGGTCCTTCAACGTCACCGACATCGCGAAGCGATGGCAGGAGACCCCGCGGGACCCCGGTCCGACCTCGCCGCCGGCGCCCCTCCGGATCGACCGCGTCCGCGTCGCCGGGGCGACCCTCGCCTTCCGGGACGAGACGCGCGCTCCGGCGTTCGGCAAGGTCCTGGGACCGTATTCGTTCTCGGTCGACGCGTTCCGCTCCGAGGGGCGCGAAGGAGGCCGGCACGCGTTCCAGGCGAAGACCGAGTCGGGGGAGACCCTCGCCTGGGACGGCACCCTCGCGATGGCGCCGCTGCGCTCGGAAGGGGACCTGAAGGTCGAAGGGGTGGACGTCGCGAGGTACGCCCCGTATTTCGCCGACGCCGTCGGGTTCGACCTGAAGCGTGCCCGCTTCGACCTGAAGACCGGCTACCGCGTGAGCCTCGACCCGGCGTCCCGCGCGTTCGTCCTCGAGGGGCTCGAGACCACGCTGCGCGAGATCCGGCTGACCGAGCGCGGCTCGGACGAGTCCGTCTTCGAGAGCCCCGAGATCAAGGTGGCCGGGGCGAGCGTCGACCTGTTCGGGCGGCGCGCGGAGATCCCCGCCGTGGAGTCGAGCGCGGGACGTCTCCTGATCCGGATCGGCGCGGACGGGACGACGAACCTCGAGCGCCTGGCGCCCCGCGCGGAGGCGAAGCCGGCTCCCGAGGCACGACCGTTCTCCGTGCACGTCGGGCGCGTCGCGTTCACGGGATATGCGGCGAGGTTCGAGGACCTTCAGACCCCGCGGCCGATCGGCGTCGATCTGAAGGACGTCTCCGTCGAGGCGAAGGACGCGTCGACGGACGCGACGAGCCGCCCCGACCTGACCGTCCGCCTCGGGTTCGACAACGGCGGGACGGTGGAGGCGACGGGGCAAATCGCGCTGCGGGCGCTCGCCGGATCCGCGCGCGCGACGCTCGTGGAGGTTCCCCTCGCGCCGTTCGACGCCTACCTCGAGGACACCTACGCGCTGCGGATCGTCGACGGGACGGCTTCGGGAGCGGGGGAGGTGACCTTCGACTTCGGGAAGCCGGAGCAGGCGGTCTTCGAATACCGCGGCGACCTCGCCCTCGACGGCCTGCGCGCCCTCGACGCGGCCACGACGGAGGAGTTCCTCCGGTGGAAGGGCGTCGCGCTGGCGGGCGTGGCCTTCACCGCCGATCCGCCGTCGCTCGCGCTGAAGTCGATCACGATCGCCGGGCCGGGCCTGCGCGTGGTCGTGCGGGAGGACGGCCGGACCAACCTCGCCGACGTGTTGCGTGTTCCGGTCGCCCCCCCGGAGGGACGCGTGGACGAGGAGGCCGACGCCCCCGAGCCGGAGACGCCGGTCGTCGAGCCCACCGTGGACGCCCCCGCCCTCGAGCGCCCCGTGACGATCGGTCGCGTGACGATCCGCGACGCCGCGGTCGCCCTCGTCGACAGGCGCACGGAGCCCGACGCGACTTTCCGGCTGGACTCCCTCGCCGGAACTCTCGACCGGATCTCCACCGACGACCTCTCCCGCGGCGACGCGTCGTTCACCGGCAAGTTCGACGGCGTCGCCCCCTTCCGGATCGAAGGACGCATCAATCCCCTCATCGCCGGCGAGAACAGCGACTTCACGGTGACCGCGCGCGGGATCGAGATGACGCGTTTCGGGCCGTACGCCGAGAAATGGCTCGGCTGGACGATCGCGCGCGGAAAACTCGACCTCGATCTGCGCTACGCCATCGCCTCGCGGAAGCTCACCGCGACCAACGTCGCGACCTTCCTGCCGCTCGAGCTCGGGGAGAAGACGGCAAGCCCCGACGCCACGAAGCTCCCCGTGAAGCTGGGTCTGGCGCTGCTGCGCGACGGCGACGGGAAGATCGTGGTGGACCTGCCGATCGAGGGGAGCCTCGACGACCCGAAGTTCCGGGTCCGGCGCGTGGTCCTTCGCGCGCTCGTGACCGTCTTCAAGAAGGCGGCGACCTCGCCCTTCAAGCTCCTCGCGGGGCTCGGAGGCGGAGACGACGCCGGCAGCCTCGATCGCGTCGCCTTCGCGCCGGGCGTCGCGGCGATCGACCCGGCGGAGCAGGGGAAGCTCGCGTCGCTGGCCGGGGCGCTCGCCGCCCGGCCGGGTCTGTCCCTGGAGATCTCCGGCGGGGCGGGGGGCGAGGCGGATCTCGCCGCCCTGCGGCGCGCGGCGCTCCCGCCCGAGCCGGCCCCCACCGCGGACGCTCTGGCGGCCGTCGCGATCGCGGAGGGGACGCTGCGCTCCCTGGCCGACGCGCGCGCGACCGCGGTGCGCGACTGGCTCGTGGGGGCGGGCGGGCTCGACCCGTCGAGGGTTCGCCTCGCGGGGGCGGCGGAGGCCGAGCCCGGCGTGCGCTTCTCCCTCTCCGATTGA
- a CDS encoding PLP-dependent aspartate aminotransferase family protein, with the protein MHPTRDADPGTQVIHAGAEPDPATGAISTPIYQSSTFAFRDADEGAARFAGTDPGYKYTRLGNPTTRALERCVAELEGGHDALATATGMAAVSTVFLALLKSGDHVVGTDAVYGPTRLLLEKQLAKFGIVSTWVPSEDLEAVRAAIRPTTRIVFVETPANPTIKLTDLAGCAAIARGAGALLVVDNTFCSPILQKPFRFGADVVIHSMTKYLNGHSDVVAGIVVSSTATLHAEIGAYLRSLGGTMDPHQAWLVLRGIRTLALRVDRAQRTAERLAPWLEKHPAVTWVSYPGLASHPQADLARRQMAGPGAMISFGVRGGFEAAKAVCDGVRLATLAVSLGGLETLLEHPASMTHRAVPREEREAAGITDDLIRLSVGCEGVEDLEEDLDRALIRASAGLPQGERDAAPVGVPVP; encoded by the coding sequence ATGCACCCGACCCGCGACGCCGACCCCGGAACCCAGGTCATCCACGCGGGCGCCGAGCCCGATCCCGCCACGGGGGCGATCTCGACGCCGATCTACCAGTCGTCGACCTTCGCCTTCCGCGACGCCGACGAGGGGGCGGCACGGTTCGCGGGGACCGACCCGGGGTACAAGTACACGCGGCTGGGGAACCCGACGACGCGCGCCCTCGAGCGCTGCGTCGCCGAGCTCGAGGGGGGGCACGACGCGCTCGCGACCGCGACGGGGATGGCGGCGGTCTCCACGGTGTTCCTCGCGCTCCTGAAGAGCGGCGACCACGTCGTCGGCACCGACGCCGTGTACGGCCCGACCCGGCTGCTCCTCGAAAAGCAGCTCGCGAAGTTCGGGATCGTCTCGACCTGGGTTCCGAGCGAGGACCTCGAGGCGGTGCGGGCCGCGATCCGGCCGACGACGCGGATCGTCTTCGTCGAGACCCCCGCGAACCCGACCATCAAGCTGACCGACCTCGCGGGGTGCGCGGCGATCGCGCGGGGGGCGGGGGCGCTCCTCGTCGTGGACAACACCTTCTGCTCGCCGATCCTCCAGAAGCCGTTCCGGTTCGGCGCGGACGTCGTGATCCACAGCATGACGAAGTACCTCAACGGCCACAGCGACGTCGTCGCCGGGATCGTCGTCAGCTCGACCGCGACGCTCCACGCCGAGATCGGCGCGTACCTGCGCAGCCTCGGCGGGACCATGGATCCGCACCAGGCGTGGCTCGTCCTTCGCGGGATCCGCACCCTCGCGCTCCGGGTGGATCGCGCGCAGCGCACCGCGGAACGACTCGCCCCCTGGCTCGAGAAGCACCCCGCGGTGACGTGGGTGTCCTACCCGGGTCTCGCCTCCCATCCCCAGGCCGACCTCGCGCGTCGCCAGATGGCGGGGCCGGGGGCGATGATCTCCTTCGGGGTTCGCGGCGGCTTCGAAGCCGCGAAGGCGGTCTGCGACGGCGTTCGCCTCGCGACCCTCGCCGTCTCCCTCGGCGGCCTCGAGACCCTGCTCGAGCACCCGGCGTCGATGACGCACCGCGCGGTCCCGCGGGAGGAGCGCGAAGCGGCGGGGATCACGGACGACCTGATCCGCCTCTCCGTGGGGTGCGAAGGGGTCGAGGACCTCGAGGAGGACCTCGACCGGGCGCTGATCCGGGCGTCAGCCGGACTTCCGCAGGGTGAGCGCGATGCCGCCCCCGTCGGCGTCCCGGTGCCCTAG
- the pepF gene encoding oligoendopeptidase F: MKRLLATALLSAALPALADGRSWNLDEIYPSEQAWTEAKQGALADLPKLEACKGKIAASADDLHRCISLAYDLDRRFTQVGIYANMRYDLDTRVGRSQQMNLEAQEARTRFASAMAWVRPEILAAGAEKIRALVASDKRLAPYRQPLEDILRRAPHTLDAASEKIVAETAIMADSGQSIRDVFTNAELPYPEVVLSSGEKVRLDAAAYTKYRAVSNRDDRLKVFRAFWTTYSGFTRTLGTSLNAQVQAHVFQARTRKFASSLEASLFSDNIPTKAYTQLLSDLHANLPTLHRYLKLRQRMMGVDRLGYEDLYAPIVGSYDRTFSPEEAEALTLEAVAPLGKDYVAGLKTGFETGWVDWFPKTGKRSGAYSTSVYGLHPFQLQNFTGLYEEVSTLAHEAGHSMHSYFADRTQPYATHDYPIFIAEVASTLNENLLVHTMLDKAKSDDERLFLLGSQLDGLRTTLFRQGLFAEFELRAHEMAEKGAPLTGEALSKLYLTLLREFYGHDAGVCNVDELFAAEWAYIPHFYYNFYVYQYATSVVASVSLADGIRDEMRGPKPSTARRDAYIAMLSAGSSKYAYDMLKDAGVDLATPGPFQAAMREMNKVMDEMEAILARKGAGTR, from the coding sequence ATGAAGCGCCTTCTCGCCACCGCACTGCTCTCCGCGGCGTTGCCCGCGCTCGCCGACGGCCGAAGCTGGAACCTCGACGAGATCTACCCGTCGGAGCAGGCCTGGACCGAGGCCAAGCAGGGGGCGCTCGCCGATCTCCCGAAGCTCGAGGCCTGCAAGGGCAAAATCGCGGCGTCGGCCGACGACCTGCACCGCTGCATCTCCCTCGCGTACGACCTCGACCGCAGGTTCACGCAGGTCGGGATCTACGCGAACATGCGCTACGACCTCGACACGCGCGTGGGCCGCTCGCAGCAGATGAACCTGGAGGCGCAGGAGGCGCGCACCCGGTTCGCGTCGGCCATGGCGTGGGTCCGTCCGGAGATCCTCGCCGCGGGAGCGGAGAAGATCCGCGCCCTCGTCGCTTCGGACAAGCGCCTCGCCCCTTACCGGCAGCCGCTCGAGGACATCCTCCGGCGCGCGCCGCACACCCTCGATGCGGCATCGGAGAAGATCGTCGCCGAGACCGCGATCATGGCCGATTCCGGCCAGTCGATCCGCGACGTCTTCACCAACGCGGAGCTTCCGTACCCCGAGGTCGTCCTCTCGAGCGGGGAGAAGGTCCGTCTCGACGCGGCGGCGTACACGAAGTACCGGGCCGTCTCCAACCGCGACGATCGCCTGAAGGTCTTCCGCGCGTTCTGGACGACCTACTCCGGGTTCACGCGGACCCTCGGCACGTCGCTCAACGCGCAGGTGCAGGCGCACGTCTTCCAGGCGAGGACGAGGAAGTTCGCCTCCTCGCTCGAGGCGTCGCTCTTCTCGGACAACATCCCCACGAAGGCGTACACGCAGCTGCTGTCCGACCTGCACGCGAACCTGCCGACGCTGCACCGCTACCTGAAGTTGCGCCAGAGGATGATGGGCGTGGACCGGCTGGGCTACGAGGACCTGTACGCCCCGATCGTCGGGAGCTACGACCGGACCTTCTCCCCCGAGGAGGCGGAGGCGCTGACGCTCGAGGCCGTCGCCCCCCTCGGGAAGGACTACGTCGCCGGGTTGAAGACCGGGTTCGAGACCGGCTGGGTCGACTGGTTCCCGAAGACCGGCAAGCGCTCGGGGGCCTACAGCACCAGCGTCTACGGCCTGCACCCGTTCCAGCTTCAGAACTTCACCGGCCTCTACGAGGAGGTCTCGACGCTCGCGCACGAGGCGGGGCACTCGATGCACTCGTATTTCGCCGACAGGACGCAGCCGTACGCGACGCACGACTATCCGATCTTCATCGCCGAGGTCGCCTCGACCCTCAACGAGAATCTGCTCGTCCACACGATGCTCGACAAGGCGAAATCCGACGACGAGCGGCTGTTCCTGCTCGGGAGCCAGCTCGACGGGCTGCGCACCACGCTGTTCCGGCAGGGACTGTTCGCCGAGTTCGAGCTGCGCGCGCACGAGATGGCGGAGAAGGGCGCCCCCCTGACCGGCGAGGCGCTCTCGAAGCTCTACCTGACGCTCCTGCGCGAGTTCTACGGGCACGACGCCGGCGTCTGCAACGTCGACGAGCTCTTCGCCGCGGAGTGGGCCTACATCCCGCACTTCTACTACAACTTCTACGTCTATCAGTACGCGACGAGCGTCGTCGCCTCCGTCTCTCTCGCCGACGGGATCCGCGACGAGATGCGGGGTCCGAAACCCTCGACGGCGCGCCGCGACGCGTACATCGCGATGTTGTCCGCGGGTTCGTCGAAATACGCCTACGACATGCTGAAGGACGCCGGGGTCGACCTCGCGACCCCCGGGCCGTTCCAGGCGGCGATGCGCGAGATGAACAAGGTGATGGACGAGATGGAGGCGATCCTGGCCCGCAAGGGGGCGGGAACGCGCTAG